One stretch of Novosphingobium pentaromativorans US6-1 DNA includes these proteins:
- the panB gene encoding 3-methyl-2-oxobutanoate hydroxymethyltransferase, with the protein MSTTFQIDTATSRATPTPAPMKRLTIPAIRRRKKDGVTEEPIVMLTAYTARQAQLLDAHCDLLLVGDSLGQVIYGLPSSVPVTLDMMAAHGAAVVRGSYHAAVIVDMPFGTYEQSPQQAFESASRLLKETGCAGVKLEGGEAMAETVEFLSNRGIPVMGHIGLTPQAVNVLGGYNARGRSDAEAAKIVNDAKALDDAGAFAIVIEGVVEPIAIEATKAISCPSIGIGGSAECDGQVLVTEDMCGMFERVPRFVKRYADIAGLISGAAEQYAQEVRARTFPGIEQTYQPKKPA; encoded by the coding sequence ATGTCCACGACCTTCCAGATCGACACCGCGACCAGTCGCGCCACGCCAACCCCCGCGCCGATGAAACGGCTGACGATCCCGGCGATCCGCCGCCGCAAGAAAGACGGCGTGACCGAAGAGCCGATCGTGATGTTGACCGCCTATACCGCGCGCCAGGCGCAATTGCTTGACGCTCACTGCGACCTGTTGTTGGTCGGCGACAGCCTCGGCCAGGTCATTTACGGATTGCCCTCCAGCGTGCCGGTGACACTCGACATGATGGCCGCCCACGGTGCCGCGGTCGTGCGCGGCAGCTATCATGCCGCCGTGATCGTCGACATGCCTTTCGGCACTTACGAACAGTCGCCCCAGCAGGCCTTCGAAAGCGCATCGCGCCTGCTCAAGGAAACCGGCTGTGCGGGCGTGAAGCTCGAAGGCGGCGAAGCCATGGCCGAGACAGTCGAATTCCTGTCCAATCGCGGCATCCCGGTGATGGGCCACATCGGGCTGACCCCGCAGGCGGTGAACGTGCTGGGCGGCTACAACGCCCGCGGACGCAGCGACGCGGAAGCTGCGAAGATCGTGAACGACGCCAAGGCGCTCGACGATGCGGGCGCGTTCGCCATCGTCATCGAAGGCGTGGTCGAACCCATTGCCATCGAGGCTACCAAGGCGATCAGCTGTCCCAGCATCGGCATCGGCGGTTCGGCCGAGTGCGACGGGCAGGTCCTCGTCACCGAGGACATGTGCGGCATGTTCGAACGCGTCCCCCGCTTCGTGAAGCGTTATGCCGACATCGCGGGCCTGATCTCGGGCGCTGCCGAGCAATACGCGCAGGAAGTGCGCGCCCGCACGTTCCCCGGCATCGAGCAGACCTACCAGCCCAAGAAGCCCGCCTGA
- a CDS encoding amino acid permease, which yields MFGRVKPLDAILATAEKKSLHRSLGAIQLTLLGVGAIIGTGIFVLTSEAAQKAGPGMMWAFVIAAVVCGVAALCYSEIASMVPVSGSAYTYTYAVMGELLAWMVGWALILEYAVAASAVSVGWSGYFVGLLHSWGIELPNALIVGPYAGGIVNLPALVIALLVTLLLMIGTTESARVNAILVGIKVTALTVFIVLTIPVMKGANFEPFMPNGWFGNGHGAGLGAVGAAASIFFAYVGFDAVSTAAEETKDPQRNVPIGLIGSLGICTVFYLLVAAGAIGALGAQPVNGPNGEILAPGTPELASQCQAIAASTIEPLVCSREALAHVLRSIGWERIGDLIGVAAFLALPSVILIMLFGQTRIFFVMARDGLLPEKLASIHPRWKTPHIVTMITGVAVAFFAAFLPVGQLADISNSGTLFAFFMVALAVMILRKTQPDRHRPFRTPLVWVVAPIAVLGCLGLFFNLPFEAKMVLPVWGGIGLVVYFSYGYRKSHVGLGRIEVHEEDPDAPPQPVPPL from the coding sequence ATGTTCGGTCGCGTAAAGCCGTTAGACGCCATTCTGGCGACGGCTGAGAAAAAATCATTACATCGTTCGCTGGGTGCCATCCAGCTTACACTTCTGGGTGTCGGCGCCATCATCGGCACCGGTATCTTCGTGCTTACGTCGGAGGCCGCGCAGAAAGCGGGGCCCGGGATGATGTGGGCTTTCGTCATCGCTGCCGTCGTGTGCGGCGTGGCGGCGCTCTGCTATTCCGAGATCGCCTCTATGGTGCCGGTTTCGGGCTCGGCTTATACGTATACTTATGCGGTGATGGGCGAACTGCTGGCCTGGATGGTGGGCTGGGCGCTCATTCTCGAATATGCCGTCGCCGCCAGCGCTGTCTCGGTCGGCTGGTCGGGCTATTTCGTGGGCCTGCTGCACAGTTGGGGAATCGAGCTGCCCAATGCGCTGATCGTCGGTCCCTATGCCGGCGGCATCGTCAACCTGCCGGCGCTTGTCATTGCGCTGCTGGTGACGCTGCTGCTGATGATCGGCACGACCGAAAGCGCGCGGGTCAATGCGATCCTCGTCGGCATCAAGGTGACGGCGCTGACGGTTTTCATCGTCCTGACGATCCCGGTGATGAAGGGCGCCAATTTCGAACCGTTCATGCCCAACGGCTGGTTCGGCAACGGCCATGGCGCAGGTCTGGGCGCGGTCGGTGCGGCCGCCTCGATCTTCTTCGCCTATGTCGGCTTCGACGCGGTTTCGACTGCGGCCGAGGAGACCAAGGACCCGCAACGCAACGTGCCGATCGGCCTGATCGGCAGCCTGGGCATCTGTACGGTGTTCTACCTGCTGGTGGCCGCGGGTGCGATCGGTGCACTGGGCGCGCAGCCGGTCAACGGTCCCAATGGCGAGATCCTTGCACCCGGCACGCCCGAGCTGGCCTCGCAGTGCCAGGCGATTGCCGCCAGCACGATCGAGCCGCTGGTCTGCTCGCGCGAGGCGCTGGCGCATGTTCTGCGCTCGATCGGCTGGGAACGCATCGGTGACCTTATCGGCGTGGCCGCCTTCCTGGCGCTGCCTTCGGTCATCCTGATCATGCTCTTCGGCCAGACCCGCATCTTCTTCGTCATGGCCCGCGACGGCCTGCTGCCCGAGAAGCTCGCGTCGATCCATCCGCGCTGGAAGACCCCGCACATCGTGACGATGATCACCGGCGTTGCGGTGGCCTTCTTCGCGGCCTTCCTGCCGGTCGGTCAGCTGGCCGACATTTCGAACTCGGGCACGCTCTTCGCGTTCTTCATGGTCGCTCTGGCGGTGATGATCCTGCGCAAGACCCAGCCTGACCGGCATCGTCCGTTCCGCACCCCGCTGGTGTGGGTGGTCGCGCCGATCGCGGTGCTGGGCTGCCTTGGCCTGTTCTTCAACCTGCCGTTCGAGGCGAAGATGGTGCTGCCGGTCTGGGGTGGCATCGGTCTCGTGGTCTATTTCTCCTACGGCTATCGCAAGAGCCACGTGGGCCTCGGCAGGATCGAGGTGCACGAGGAAGATCCCGACGCGCCGCCGCAGCCGGTTCCGCCGCTTTAA
- a CDS encoding DUF6504 family protein, whose translation MPSRSKLAGNAAPPRRILAIWLRQLALDRWRLAEGLAAGEGADAQPLALIAETAHGPRLAAVNDAGLNGGAQPGAMLADARTLCPQLAVAPSDPAGDLAFLENLAAWAMRWGPWSALDPPDGLLIDVTGVAHLFGGEAALLADARAAFARRRLSVRLALAPTAGAAWALAHHGPDGAILHPDDDPAARLSGLPVAALRLDDDVLTVLRRLGLKRLGDLGGVARDALSRRFRNRRSAAANPLLRMDQLLGRVPEPLLPVTVVHAPLVQRRLMEPIRHRDLLDRVVADLAQDMARQLEGEALGARRLELGLWKVDGEVLVRRLELAAPSREAEHIAGLYGRKLEGLDAGFGIELVRMRAPWCEPLALSQQDFEAAAEAHGTSLAACIDRLSVRLGEEAVRRPVPRASHLPERAQRWQGPLERETSSQGAFDFYFRPLKMLDRPEQIAVIYETPDGLPKRFRWRGQVHEIARAEGPERIAPEWWRERGTARLRDYYRIEDGQGRRYWIYRSGVVGDGRGGTPAWFLQGICA comes from the coding sequence ATGCCCAGCCGGTCCAAGCTCGCGGGTAATGCCGCCCCGCCCCGCCGGATCCTCGCCATCTGGCTGAGGCAGCTTGCGCTCGACCGCTGGCGGCTGGCCGAGGGGCTGGCGGCGGGCGAGGGCGCCGATGCACAGCCGCTGGCGTTGATCGCGGAGACCGCGCATGGGCCGCGCCTTGCCGCGGTGAATGATGCGGGATTGAACGGCGGGGCCCAGCCGGGCGCGATGCTGGCCGATGCCCGCACGCTCTGCCCGCAACTCGCCGTCGCGCCTTCGGACCCGGCGGGCGATCTCGCCTTTCTTGAAAACCTGGCCGCCTGGGCCATGCGCTGGGGGCCGTGGAGCGCGCTCGATCCGCCTGACGGGCTCCTCATCGACGTTACCGGCGTCGCCCACCTGTTCGGCGGCGAGGCGGCACTGCTGGCCGATGCCCGGGCCGCTTTCGCCCGGCGCCGGCTGTCGGTGCGCCTGGCTCTCGCGCCGACCGCCGGGGCGGCCTGGGCGCTGGCGCATCATGGTCCGGACGGGGCGATCCTGCATCCCGACGACGATCCCGCCGCGCGCCTGTCCGGCTTGCCGGTCGCGGCGCTGCGGCTTGACGACGACGTGCTCACGGTGCTGCGCCGTCTTGGCCTCAAGCGCCTTGGCGACCTGGGCGGGGTGGCGCGCGATGCACTTTCGCGCCGGTTCCGCAATCGCCGCTCGGCTGCCGCCAATCCGCTGCTGCGCATGGATCAGTTGCTGGGCCGTGTGCCCGAACCGCTGCTGCCGGTCACCGTCGTCCATGCGCCGCTGGTGCAGCGCCGGTTGATGGAGCCGATCCGCCACCGCGACCTGCTCGACCGTGTCGTTGCCGACCTGGCGCAGGACATGGCCCGCCAGCTCGAGGGGGAAGCGCTGGGCGCGCGCCGGCTTGAGCTGGGGCTGTGGAAAGTCGACGGCGAAGTCCTGGTGCGCCGTCTCGAACTGGCCGCGCCAAGCCGCGAGGCCGAACACATCGCCGGTCTCTACGGGCGCAAGCTGGAAGGGCTCGACGCAGGCTTCGGCATCGAACTGGTCCGCATGCGCGCGCCCTGGTGCGAGCCGCTGGCCTTGTCCCAGCAGGATTTCGAGGCGGCGGCAGAAGCCCATGGCACCAGCCTTGCCGCCTGTATCGACCGGCTCTCGGTGCGGCTCGGCGAGGAGGCCGTGCGCCGCCCGGTGCCGCGCGCCAGTCACTTGCCCGAACGGGCACAGCGCTGGCAGGGGCCGCTGGAGCGCGAAACCTCTTCGCAGGGAGCTTTCGATTTCTACTTCAGGCCATTGAAAATGCTGGATCGGCCCGAACAGATCGCGGTGATTTACGAGACCCCGGACGGCTTGCCCAAGCGGTTCCGCTGGCGGGGGCAGGTCCACGAGATCGCTCGCGCCGAAGGTCCTGAACGCATTGCGCCCGAATGGTGGCGTGAACGCGGGACGGCACGCCTGCGCGACTATTACCGCATCGAGGACGGACAGGGACGACGCTACTGGATCTACCGCAGCGGCGTGGTCGGCGACGGGCGCGGCGGCACGCCGGCATGGTTCCTCCAGGGCATCTGCGCCTAG
- a CDS encoding error-prone DNA polymerase, whose amino-acid sequence MPEAPLTPERHRIEIDPGSVVPPRRAPFVELGVASCFSFLRGASDAADLVSEAYRLGYDALGIADVNSMAGVVRLHTEAHTLRLRPVIGCRIETVEGLVFLAYPADRAGYGRLCQLISAGRMGTLSGQWQEKGVCEISLEMLAAHAQGVHLVLVPPRDLDMQLTIAVESNVVVFPRPAEEEEEDREKCGFGPDRDGGRQMAGPLCVLLPHLVARLPGLRHLAACRFHKGDDIARIEALDVMAQAHGLSILATNDVLYHMPERRPLQDVMTAIRHRTTVARAGWALEANAERHLKSPEEMVRLFDRWPHAVTAARELADACTFSLEELQYEYPEEICPGGLDPQAHLDRLTWEGAVRRYPSGVPEGVRETLARELALIGKLNLARYFLTIKDIVDFARNQNPPILCQGRGSAANSAVCYCLEITAVDPARHALLFDRFISEERKEPPDIDVDFEHERREEVIQYIYRRYGRHRAGLCATVIHYRPRMAIREVGKAMGLSEDVTSALARTVWGGYGKEIGEKHVRETGMDLTDPHLRRVLKLTEQMIGMPRHLSQHVGGFILTQGPLTETVPIGNGAMPERSFIEWDKDDIEALGILKVDVLALGMLTCIRKCLDLLEKHHERPLTLATVPREDPETYAMLRRGDSLGVFQVESRAQMNMLPRLKPREFYDLVIQVAIVRPGPIQGDMVHPYLKRRRGEEAVAIPAPGPEHGPPDELSSILARTLGVPIFQEQAMKIALDAAQFTSAEANRLRKAMATFRSRGMVSELQDMMVGRMIARGYDPDFSERCFNQIKGFGEYGFPESHAASFAHLVYVSSWLKCHFPGAFACALLNSQPMGFYAPAQIVRDAREHGVRVLPADVNHSDWDCTLEVVGADAHPAGERGARPGEQQANLAAAGWADDRGRLDRHIALRLGLRQIDGFPEHAAARLVAAREEQGAFADVGALRERAGLSPALVERLASADAFGSLALSRRQALWDARSLIAAPDLPLFAAAAARDEGAEKAATRLPQMPLSEEVVADYQTQRLSLKAHPVAFLRASLAERGFVRAADLRARKYRAMVQVAGVVLIRQRPGSAKGVCFITLEDETGVANVVVWPDLMERQRKVIMGSRLMEVRGRVEYDDEVIHVIAAHLADATHDLHRLSEDLLPATIARADHVNNPLPGRAQQLGVKEQDAPFEPAEPWQPPGPGNRDCGYPRGHPRDVRLIPKSRDFH is encoded by the coding sequence ATGCCCGAAGCCCCGCTGACGCCAGAGCGCCATCGCATCGAGATCGACCCGGGCAGCGTCGTGCCGCCCCGGCGTGCGCCTTTCGTCGAGCTGGGGGTGGCAAGCTGCTTTTCGTTCCTGCGCGGGGCTTCTGATGCGGCGGATCTGGTCAGCGAGGCCTACAGGCTGGGCTACGATGCGCTCGGGATTGCCGACGTCAATTCGATGGCGGGCGTCGTGCGCCTGCACACCGAGGCGCATACGCTCAGGCTGCGGCCCGTCATCGGTTGCCGTATCGAGACGGTCGAAGGGCTGGTGTTCCTTGCCTACCCCGCCGACCGCGCCGGTTATGGACGTCTCTGCCAGCTGATTTCCGCAGGGCGCATGGGCACGCTCTCGGGCCAGTGGCAGGAGAAGGGCGTGTGCGAGATCTCGCTGGAGATGCTCGCCGCCCATGCGCAGGGCGTGCATCTCGTGCTGGTGCCGCCGCGCGATCTGGACATGCAGCTCACGATCGCGGTGGAAAGCAATGTGGTCGTTTTTCCCCGTCCCGCAGAGGAGGAAGAGGAGGATCGGGAGAAGTGCGGTTTCGGCCCGGACCGGGATGGCGGGCGGCAGATGGCCGGCCCGCTTTGCGTCCTCCTGCCGCATCTGGTCGCGCGCCTGCCGGGCCTGCGGCACCTGGCGGCCTGCCGCTTTCACAAAGGGGACGACATTGCCCGGATCGAGGCGCTTGACGTCATGGCGCAGGCCCATGGCCTGTCTATCCTTGCCACCAACGACGTGCTCTATCACATGCCCGAGCGGCGGCCGTTGCAGGACGTCATGACCGCCATTCGCCACAGGACGACCGTGGCCCGGGCGGGATGGGCGCTCGAAGCCAATGCCGAACGCCACCTGAAATCGCCCGAAGAGATGGTGCGCCTGTTCGATCGCTGGCCGCATGCCGTCACGGCGGCGCGCGAACTGGCCGATGCCTGCACTTTCAGCCTCGAGGAACTGCAGTACGAATATCCCGAGGAGATCTGCCCCGGCGGCCTCGATCCGCAGGCGCATCTCGACAGGCTGACATGGGAGGGCGCGGTGCGGCGCTATCCCTCGGGCGTGCCCGAAGGCGTGCGCGAGACCCTGGCGCGCGAACTGGCGCTGATCGGCAAGCTCAACCTCGCAAGGTACTTCCTGACCATCAAGGATATCGTTGATTTCGCAAGAAATCAGAATCCGCCGATCTTGTGCCAGGGGCGCGGTTCGGCGGCCAATTCGGCAGTGTGCTATTGCCTGGAGATTACCGCTGTCGATCCGGCCAGGCATGCCCTCCTGTTCGACCGCTTCATTTCCGAGGAGCGCAAGGAGCCGCCCGATATCGACGTCGATTTCGAGCACGAGCGGCGCGAGGAAGTGATCCAGTACATCTACCGCCGCTATGGCCGCCACCGGGCAGGGCTGTGCGCGACGGTGATCCACTACCGCCCGCGCATGGCGATCCGCGAGGTGGGCAAGGCCATGGGCCTGTCCGAGGACGTGACCAGCGCGCTCGCCCGCACCGTGTGGGGCGGCTACGGCAAGGAGATCGGCGAGAAGCATGTCCGCGAGACGGGCATGGACCTGACCGATCCGCACCTCAGACGCGTTCTGAAGTTGACCGAGCAGATGATCGGCATGCCCCGGCATCTCTCGCAGCACGTCGGCGGTTTCATCCTCACGCAGGGACCGCTGACCGAAACCGTGCCGATCGGCAATGGCGCCATGCCCGAGCGCAGTTTCATCGAATGGGACAAGGACGACATCGAGGCATTGGGCATCCTCAAGGTAGACGTCTTGGCTCTGGGGATGCTGACCTGTATCAGGAAGTGCCTCGATCTTCTTGAAAAGCATCATGAAAGACCGCTGACCCTGGCCACTGTCCCGCGCGAGGATCCGGAGACTTACGCGATGCTGCGCCGCGGGGATTCGCTCGGCGTGTTCCAGGTCGAAAGCCGGGCGCAGATGAACATGCTGCCGCGCCTCAAGCCGCGCGAGTTCTACGATCTGGTCATCCAGGTGGCGATCGTGCGGCCCGGACCGATCCAGGGCGACATGGTCCACCCCTACCTCAAGCGCCGCCGCGGCGAGGAGGCCGTGGCGATCCCGGCGCCGGGGCCCGAGCACGGTCCGCCCGACGAGTTGTCCTCGATCCTCGCGCGTACGCTGGGCGTGCCGATCTTCCAGGAGCAGGCGATGAAGATCGCGCTCGATGCCGCGCAGTTTACCAGCGCCGAGGCGAACCGGCTGAGGAAGGCGATGGCGACGTTCCGGTCGCGCGGGATGGTTTCGGAACTGCAGGACATGATGGTCGGCCGGATGATCGCGCGCGGCTACGATCCCGATTTCTCCGAGCGTTGCTTCAACCAGATCAAGGGCTTCGGCGAATATGGCTTCCCCGAAAGTCACGCGGCGAGCTTCGCCCACCTCGTCTACGTGTCGAGCTGGCTCAAGTGCCACTTCCCGGGGGCCTTCGCCTGCGCCTTGCTGAATTCGCAGCCGATGGGCTTCTATGCCCCGGCACAGATCGTGCGGGATGCGCGCGAGCACGGCGTCAGGGTGCTGCCCGCCGACGTCAATCATTCGGACTGGGACTGCACGCTGGAAGTGGTGGGGGCCGATGCCCACCCCGCTGGAGAGAGGGGGGCGAGGCCTGGTGAGCAGCAGGCGAATTTGGCCGCAGCGGGGTGGGCCGACGATCGGGGCCGGTTGGACCGGCACATCGCGCTTCGCCTTGGTTTGCGCCAGATCGACGGCTTTCCCGAACACGCCGCTGCCCGCCTTGTCGCGGCACGGGAGGAGCAGGGGGCTTTCGCCGATGTCGGGGCCTTGCGGGAGCGGGCGGGGCTATCCCCGGCGCTGGTCGAACGGCTTGCCTCGGCCGATGCCTTCGGCTCGCTGGCGCTGTCGCGGCGTCAGGCCCTGTGGGATGCGCGCAGCCTGATCGCCGCGCCCGACCTGCCGCTTTTCGCCGCCGCCGCCGCGCGCGACGAGGGGGCCGAGAAAGCCGCCACGCGCCTGCCGCAGATGCCGCTGAGCGAGGAAGTGGTGGCCGACTACCAGACCCAGCGCCTGTCGCTCAAGGCCCATCCCGTGGCATTCCTGCGCGCCTCGCTGGCCGAACGCGGCTTCGTGCGGGCGGCGGACCTGCGGGCGCGCAAGTATCGCGCGATGGTGCAGGTCGCGGGCGTCGTGCTCATCCGCCAGCGGCCGGGCAGTGCCAAGGGGGTGTGCTTCATCACGCTGGAGGACGAGACCGGCGTCGCCAATGTCGTCGTCTGGCCGGATCTCATGGAGCGCCAGCGCAAGGTCATCATGGGCTCGCGGCTGATGGAAGTGCGCGGGCGCGTCGAATACGACGACGAGGTGATCCACGTGATCGCCGCGCACCTTGCCGATGCGACGCACGACCTCCACCGCCTTTCCGAAGACCTGCTGCCCGCCACCATCGCCCGCGCCGATCACGTGAACAATCCGCTGCCCGGCCGCGCGCAGCAACTGGGGGTGAAGGAGCAGGATGCGCCGTTCGAGCCGGCAGAACCGTGGCAGCCGCCGGGGCCCGGGAACCGCGACTGCGGCTATCCCCGGGGGCATCCCCGCGATGTACGCCTGATCCCGAAGTCACGCGACTTCCACTGA
- a CDS encoding NAD-dependent epimerase/dehydratase family protein, with the protein MTTNDASGNRPSAVLTGAFGEVGGWLIGELIGQGFRVTCFDIPSDASRQKEQVLRKTHAFDTVWGDLTREEDVRALIGKVRPDVVVHAAAIIPPATFRLPDLAEAVNVGGTRALIEACKSEVPRARFVLVSSYSVHGPSNPHRNPAPWDGATPLNPQDDYARQKVEAEGIVRASGLEHVIVRLCAVFPIERGGFNPDVLRFTFLLPYNRREHAVDVRDAALAIAKAASVPEAAGGTFDIGGGEGWSGIGGEMLNRLNESFGLAPLPREAFRAPDPESDQSWYYENWVDTAASEQVLRYQRTSFAEFLKERRRRAGFSKYVIALMRGRIKRKLLKLSPFYEPRAGVDSASFEQAAKRVLGPDAPRQDDR; encoded by the coding sequence ATGACAACCAACGACGCGAGTGGAAACAGGCCATCTGCCGTGCTTACCGGAGCCTTCGGCGAGGTTGGAGGCTGGCTTATCGGCGAATTGATCGGCCAGGGCTTCAGGGTCACCTGCTTCGATATTCCCTCCGATGCATCCCGCCAGAAGGAGCAGGTTCTGCGCAAGACGCATGCGTTCGATACGGTCTGGGGCGATCTGACCCGCGAAGAAGACGTTCGCGCGCTCATCGGCAAGGTTCGGCCCGACGTGGTCGTCCATGCCGCTGCGATCATTCCCCCGGCCACCTTTCGCCTTCCTGACCTCGCCGAGGCAGTCAACGTCGGTGGAACCCGCGCACTGATCGAGGCGTGCAAGAGCGAAGTTCCCCGCGCGCGCTTCGTGCTGGTCTCCAGCTATTCGGTTCACGGCCCCAGCAATCCACATCGCAATCCGGCGCCCTGGGACGGGGCGACCCCGCTCAACCCGCAGGACGATTACGCCAGGCAGAAAGTCGAGGCTGAGGGGATCGTCCGCGCCTCCGGTCTCGAACATGTTATCGTCCGACTCTGCGCGGTCTTTCCCATCGAGCGGGGTGGCTTCAACCCCGACGTCCTGCGTTTCACCTTCCTGCTCCCTTACAACCGGCGCGAACACGCCGTCGACGTCAGGGACGCCGCACTCGCGATCGCGAAGGCGGCCAGCGTCCCCGAAGCCGCCGGTGGCACTTTCGACATCGGCGGAGGTGAGGGATGGTCCGGCATCGGAGGCGAGATGCTGAACCGGTTGAACGAGAGCTTCGGCCTTGCGCCTCTGCCGCGCGAGGCATTTCGCGCGCCGGACCCGGAATCCGACCAGAGCTGGTATTATGAAAACTGGGTCGACACCGCAGCCAGCGAACAAGTCCTGCGTTACCAGCGCACGTCCTTCGCCGAATTTCTGAAAGAACGCAGGCGCCGCGCGGGGTTCTCGAAGTACGTCATCGCGCTCATGCGCGGTCGGATCAAACGCAAGCTGCTCAAGCTCTCGCCGTTCTACGAGCCTCGCGCAGGCGTCGACAGCGCGTCCTTCGAGCAGGCCGCGAAGCGGGTTCTGGGGCCCGATGCTCCCCGCCAGGACGATCGCTAG